Within Schumannella luteola, the genomic segment GCCCGGCGCCTCCCACGCCGTCACCTCGACGGGTGCGGTCGCGGAGTAGGCGGCGGGCAGGATGCGCTCGCGGTAGCTGCGGCGGATGCGCGCCTCGATGAGCGCGGCGGTGTCGTGCATGGGTGTCTCCCCGGATGGTGGATGGATCAGGTGATTCGAGGTCGGAGGTGCTCGGCGGCGCCCGCCCGGGTCAGCCCTTGACCGCGCCCGCAAGCGCGAAGGAGCCGCCCGAGAAGCGCTGCACGAGCACGTACAGCGCCAGCACGGGCACCGAGTAGAGCAGCGAGAACGCCGCCAGCTGGCCGTAGGCGACGGCCCCGTAAGCGCCGAAGAAGTTGTAGATCGTGACCGCGGCGGGCATCTGCCCCGGATCGGTGATGAGGATGAAGGGGACGAAGAAGTTCCCCCAGGCCTGAATGAACACGAAGATGAACACCACGCCGATGCCCGGCCGCATGAGCGGCACGACGACGCGCAGCAGCGTCGACAGCATCGACGAGCCGTCGGTCCAGGCCGCCTCCTCGATCGAGATCGGCACCGAGTCCATGAAGTTCTTCGCCATCCAGATCGCCATCGGCAGGCTGGTCGCGGCGAGGAACAGGATGATGCCGGGGAACGAGTTGAGCAGGTCGAGGGCGACGAACAGGCCGTAGACGGGCACCATCATCGCTGTGATCGGCAGGCAGGTTCCGAACAGCACCCCGTAGAGGAACGGCCGGTTGATGCGCAGCGAGTAGCGCGACAGCGGGTAGGCGGCGAGCACCGCCACGACCACCGTCAGCAGCGCGGTGCCGGCCGAGATGATGAGGCTGTTGCCGAGCGGGATCCACGCGTTCTCGGGCGTGAGCACCTTCGTGAAGTTGTCGAGCGTGAACTCGGGCGCCTTCGCGGTGAGGGTCGCGCGGGTGTCGAAGCTGGCGAGCACGAGCCACACCATCGGCAG encodes:
- a CDS encoding carbohydrate ABC transporter permease translates to MSLALTSPRGRGLRIVSNLVLVLIGVAFLLPMVWLVLASFDTRATLTAKAPEFTLDNFTKVLTPENAWIPLGNSLIISAGTALLTVVVAVLAAYPLSRYSLRINRPFLYGVLFGTCLPITAMMVPVYGLFVALDLLNSFPGIILFLAATSLPMAIWMAKNFMDSVPISIEEAAWTDGSSMLSTLLRVVVPLMRPGIGVVFIFVFIQAWGNFFVPFILITDPGQMPAAVTIYNFFGAYGAVAYGQLAAFSLLYSVPVLALYVLVQRFSGGSFALAGAVKG